Proteins encoded within one genomic window of Triticum aestivum cultivar Chinese Spring chromosome 2D, IWGSC CS RefSeq v2.1, whole genome shotgun sequence:
- the LOC123054639 gene encoding exopolygalacturonase isoform X1 codes for MEVWPSPLVVILTLCVVSPCCGLEAVAKNVTVAQLLPMSSYHGGLATYNAKNFGAEGNGTNDDTKALMAAWKAACGASGTVTLLIPPGTYYIGPTKFHGPCKASAITFLLQGTLKAATDLRRFGNDWIEFGWVKDLTVAGQNNAIINGQGAASWPFNKCPIRKDCKVLPTSVLFVNNQNTVVRDIKSVNSKFFHIALLQSKNMKLINIQINAPVNSPNTDGIHIERSTGVVISDTHISTGDDCISIGQGSDNIDIARVHCGPGHGMSIGSLGRYVGEGDVTRVHVRDMTFEGTMNGVRIKTWENSPTKSLAAHMLFENMIMKDVQNPIIIDQKYCPYYDCEHKHVSGVILKDITFKNIKGTSSMPVAVLLRCGVPCQGVVLQDVDLKYMGEGGSSSKCENAMATYVGYQHPEPCA; via the exons ATGGAGGTGTGGCCGTCGCCGCTGGTTGTCATCCTCACACTCTGTGTTGTCTCTCCCTGCTGCGGCCTTGAGGCCGTGGCCAAGAATGTGACTGTGGCACAACTACTCCCGATGTCGTCGTACCATGGGGGTTTGGCTACCTACAATGCCAAGAACTTCGGCGCTGAAGGCAACGGCACCAACGACGATACCAAA GCGTTGATGGCAGCATGGAAGGCAGCGTGTGGGGCATCTGGCACGGTGACGCTGTTGATCCCGCCGGGGACGTACTACATCGGGCCGACGAAGTTCCATGGTCCCTGCAAAGCCTCCGCCATCACCTTCTTGCTCCAG GGGACGCTCAAGGCGGCGACGGATCTGAGGCGTTTTGGCAACGACTGGATCGAGTTCGGGTGGGTGAAAGACCTCACCGTGGCCGGACAGAACAATGCGATCATCAATGGCCAGGGCGCCGCCTCCTGGCCCTTCAACAAGTGCCCCATCCGAAAGGACTGCAAAGTCCTCCCCACT AGCGTGCTGTTCGTGAACAACCAGAACACGGTGGTGCGCGACATCAAGTCGGTAAACAGCAAGTTCTTCCACATCGCACTGCTGCAGAGTAAGAATATGAAGTTGATCAACATCCAGATCAACGCGCCCGTGAACAGCCCAAACACAGATGGCATCCACATCGAGCGAAGCACGGGTGTGGTGATCTCCGACACCCATATCAGCACAGGAGACGACTGCATCTCCATCGGCCAGGGGAGCGACAACATCGACATCGCCCGCGTCCACTGCGGCCCGGGGCACGGCATGAGCATCGGCAGCCTTGGACGGTACGTGGGCGAGGGCGACGTCACCCGCGTCCACGTCAGGGACATGACCTTCGAGGGCACCATGAACGGCGTCCGGATCAAGACGTGGGAGAACTCCCCTACCAAGAGCCTTGCCGCGCACATGCTGTTCGAGAACATGATCATGAAGGACGTGCAGAACCCCATCATCATCGACCAGAAGTACTGCCCTTACTACGACTGCGAGCACAAGCACGTCTCCGGGGTCATCCTCAAGGACATCACGTTCAAGAACATCAAGGGGACGTCGTCGATGCCGGTGGCCGTGCTGCTCCGGTGCGGCGTGCCGTGCCAGGGCGTCGTGCTGCAGGACGTCGACCTGAAGTACATGGGAGAGGGAGGCTCCTCGTCGAAGTGCGAGAACGCCATGGCCACGTACGTTGGCTACCAGCACCCAGAGCCATGCGCCTAG
- the LOC123054639 gene encoding exopolygalacturonase isoform X2 yields the protein MEGSVWGIWHGDAVDPAGDVLHRADEVPWSLQSLRHHLLAPGDAQGGDGSEAFWQRLDRVRVGERPHRGRTEQCDHQWPGRRLLALQQVPHPKGLQSPPHLQSVLFVNNQNTVVRDIKSVNSKFFHIALLQSKNMKLINIQINAPVNSPNTDGIHIERSTGVVISDTHISTGDDCISIGQGSDNIDIARVHCGPGHGMSIGSLGRYVGEGDVTRVHVRDMTFEGTMNGVRIKTWENSPTKSLAAHMLFENMIMKDVQNPIIIDQKYCPYYDCEHKHVSGVILKDITFKNIKGTSSMPVAVLLRCGVPCQGVVLQDVDLKYMGEGGSSSKCENAMATYVGYQHPEPCA from the exons ATGGAAGGCAGCGTGTGGGGCATCTGGCACGGTGACGCTGTTGATCCCGCCGGGGACGTACTACATCGGGCCGACGAAGTTCCATGGTCCCTGCAAAGCCTCCGCCATCACCTTCTTGCTCCAG GGGACGCTCAAGGCGGCGACGGATCTGAGGCGTTTTGGCAACGACTGGATCGAGTTCGGGTGGGTGAAAGACCTCACCGTGGCCGGACAGAACAATGCGATCATCAATGGCCAGGGCGCCGCCTCCTGGCCCTTCAACAAGTGCCCCATCCGAAAGGACTGCAAAGTCCTCCCCACT TGCAGAGCGTGCTGTTCGTGAACAACCAGAACACGGTGGTGCGCGACATCAAGTCGGTAAACAGCAAGTTCTTCCACATCGCACTGCTGCAGAGTAAGAATATGAAGTTGATCAACATCCAGATCAACGCGCCCGTGAACAGCCCAAACACAGATGGCATCCACATCGAGCGAAGCACGGGTGTGGTGATCTCCGACACCCATATCAGCACAGGAGACGACTGCATCTCCATCGGCCAGGGGAGCGACAACATCGACATCGCCCGCGTCCACTGCGGCCCGGGGCACGGCATGAGCATCGGCAGCCTTGGACGGTACGTGGGCGAGGGCGACGTCACCCGCGTCCACGTCAGGGACATGACCTTCGAGGGCACCATGAACGGCGTCCGGATCAAGACGTGGGAGAACTCCCCTACCAAGAGCCTTGCCGCGCACATGCTGTTCGAGAACATGATCATGAAGGACGTGCAGAACCCCATCATCATCGACCAGAAGTACTGCCCTTACTACGACTGCGAGCACAAGCACGTCTCCGGGGTCATCCTCAAGGACATCACGTTCAAGAACATCAAGGGGACGTCGTCGATGCCGGTGGCCGTGCTGCTCCGGTGCGGCGTGCCGTGCCAGGGCGTCGTGCTGCAGGACGTCGACCTGAAGTACATGGGAGAGGGAGGCTCCTCGTCGAAGTGCGAGAACGCCATGGCCACGTACGTTGGCTACCAGCACCCAGAGCCATGCGCCTAG